The Scyliorhinus canicula chromosome 11, sScyCan1.1, whole genome shotgun sequence genome contains a region encoding:
- the LOC119973130 gene encoding fascin-like, translating into MTYKVLLFGLINSAQKYLTGEVLNYKVNATGSSLKKSQIWTIEFIKEDSPMVHIKSSFNRYIAADKDGKITCDQEAPTPNCDFLMTLHPDGRVSFQSERSKRYLGGNQDNITCFAQAISDSEKWVPHLVIHPSVNMFNPGRKTYLRLNEQSGRLYCDKKQPWGADCVMTLYFDIKQKKYAIRTGTGYFIALNGKTEPEVTHRTLYRLEIKNGLISLRDMHGKFLSVKDCNVKTIKTLNPSSDELFIIDPSPGQISIMSLANERYITYKPGPAVYSNVNDIKDAGNFQIMMDSTTKKVCFQNISKQYLAVGPKGFIEVSKYLDFHCWFQIVYNLEKAALKASDGRFVTVNAGGQLLVGPIAIGRQEEFVFKFTNRSQLILQCEYGFIGIMPGKERLVCNRSMYEASTIISTADGFYQFKIASLDKYWEMDEEGFISATGEEPVDFTIEVITSEQMILRGPNGKYIVAEANGNFRAVGQDAKSATLFRY; encoded by the coding sequence ATGACATATAAAGTGCTTCTTTTTGGTCTAATTAATTCTGCTCAAAAATATCTGACAGGTGAGGTGTTGAACTACAAAGTGAATGCAACGGGTTCCTCACTCAAGAAGAGTCAGATATGGACCATTGAGTTTATCAAGGAGGACTCCCCTATGGTCCATATTAAGAGTTCCTTTAACAGATACATTGCTGCAGACAAGGATGGCAAGATCACCTGTGATCAGGAGGCTCCCACTCCAAATTGCGATTTCCTCATGACACTCCATCCAGACGGAAGAGTCTCCTTCCAATCAGAGCGCTCCAAACGGTATTTAGGAGGAAACCAGGACAATATCACATGCTTTGCCCAGGCTATCTCAGATAGTGAGAAGTGGGTGCCACACCTGGTCATCCATCCCAGTGTCAACATGTTCAACCCTGGCAGGAAAACCTACCTCCGATTAAATGAGCAAAGTGGAAGACTGTACTGTGATAAGAAACAACCCTGGGGTGCCGACTGTGTAATGACACTTTATTTTGACATCAAACAGAAAAAATATGCCATAAGGACAGGAACTGGTTACTTCATTGCTTTGAATGGGAAGACTGAACCTGAAGTAACACACAGGACATTATACCGCCTGGAGATCAAGAATGGGTTGATAAGTCTGAGGgatatgcatggaaagttcttATCTGTGAAAGACTGCAATGTTAAAACGATAAAAACTTTAAATCCTAGTTCAGATGAACTTTTTATCATAGACCCTTCTCCTGGACAGATCAGTATCATGTCCCTTGCTAATGAGAGGTACATCACCTATAAACCTGGCCCAGCTGTCTATTCAAATGTTAATGATATAAAGGATGCCGGAAATTTCCAAATTATGATGGATTCCACAACAAAGAAAGTCTGCTTCCAAAATATTTCAAAACAGTACCTTGCAGTTGGTCCCAAAGGCTTCATTGAAGTCTCAAAGTATCTAGATTTTCACTGCTGGTTTCAAATCGTCTATAATTTGGAAAAGGCAGCTTTAAAGGCATCAGATGGAAGATTTGTGACTGTGAATGCAGGTGGCCAGCTCTTGGTAGGCCCCATTGCAATTGGAAGACAGGAAGAATTTGTCTTCAAATTTACCAACCGATCTCAGCTAATACTCCAGTGTGAATATGGTTTCATTGGCATTATGCCTGGGAAAGAGAGATTGGTTTGCAACAGGTCTATGTACGAGGCAAGCACAATAATTTCAACCGCTGATGGTTTTTATCAGTTCAAAATAGCATCCCTTGATAAGTACTGGGAAATGGATGAAGAAGGCTTCATCAGTGCCACAGGCGAGGAGCCTGTTGACTTCACCATTGAAGTGATCACTTCAGAGCAAATGATCTTAAGAGGACCCAATGGGAAATATATTGTAGCAGAAGCTAATGGAAACTTCAGAGCTGTCGGACAAGATGCCAAGTCTGCCACATTGTTCCGATATTAA